The following proteins are co-located in the Camelina sativa cultivar DH55 chromosome 12, Cs, whole genome shotgun sequence genome:
- the LOC104730483 gene encoding piriformospora indica-insensitive protein 2-like, which yields MASSRPTLSLLLLLLFLFTATIITTSHQTEDDDDSSSSSPQLALNPSEQEAVYRVLDSVNSAISWRTIFPDDLCASPPDGVVCDYLYVSQNGVATSVHVTELHLGYLSDYTQNPPCSSNSTLDPLLFTSFKHLRKLFVYKCFTVARVSLPDSIPEGFGSVLEELVFIENPSLVGEIGAMIGNFTKLRRLVLTGNGFHGSIPGRIGDLASLEEVTLSRNRLSGGFPTNATSRLKNLKVLDFSHNFLNGNAPDSIGDLTELLKLDLSFNEFTGEIPSTVGKLKKLVFLDLSYNRFGNFGVPLFLAEMPRLREVHLSGNKLGGRIPLEIWKNLKGLSGIGLSRMGLQGNIPASMASSLKNLCFIALDNNNLDGEIPEEFGRLEFVGEINFENNNLIGKAPFADSFRDRVGRKLKLSGNPSLHYGKRSDPPVPGPALSSSAATRLLVCFPVALLALYISMKQ from the coding sequence ATGGCGTCTTCACGTCCCaccctctctcttcttctcctcctcctctttctctttacCGCTACAATCATCACCACCAGCCACCAAaccgaagacgacgacgacagCAGCTCTTCATCACCTCAACTCGCTCTAAACCCATCGGAGCAAGAAGCGGTCTACCGAGTTCTTGACTCAGTCAACTCAGCCATCTCATGGCGAACCATCTTCCCTGACGACCTCTGCGCTTCACCACCAGACGGCGTCGTTTGCGATTACCTCTACGTTTCTCAAAACGGCGTCGCGACGTCCGTCCACGTCACCGAGCTCCACTTGGGCTACCTCTCTGACTACACGCAAAACCCTCCTTGCTCTTCCAACTCCACACTCGATCCTCTCCTCTTCACTTCTTTTAAACACCTTCGTAAGCTCTTCGTCTACAAATGCTTCACCGTAGCTCGCGTCTCGTTACCGGATTCAATCCCGGAAGGTTTCGGCTCTGTTCTCGAAGAGTTAGTATTCATCGAAAACCCATCTCTCGTCGGCGAGATCGGAGCCATGATCGGTAATTTCACCAAGCTGAGAAGATTAGTTCTCACCGGAAACGGGTTTCACGGCTCAATCCCGGGTCGGATCGGCGATTTGGCCAGTCTAGAGGAAGTCACACTCTCCAGAAACCGCTTGAGCGGTGGGTTTCCGACGAACGCCACGTCACGTCTTAAGAACCTTAAAGTTCTAGACTTTAGCCATAACTTTCTCAACGGAAACGCCCCTGATTCAATCGGAGACTTGACGGAGCTTCTCAAGCTAGATCTCAGCTTCAACGAGTTCACCGGAGAGATCCCTTCCACCGTCGGGAAACTTAAAAAGCTCGTCTTTTTAGACCTGAGTTATAACCGTTTTGGTAACTTCGGCGTTCCTCTGTTTCTAGCGGAGATGCCCAGATTGAGAGAGGTTCATCTGAGTGGGAACAAGCTCGGTGGGCGTATACCACTGGAGATTTGGAAGAATCTGAAAGGTTTATCTGGAATTGGGTTGTCGAGGATGGGTCTTCAAGGAAACATACCAGCTTCAATGGCGTCGAGTCTTAAAAATCTCTGCTTTATAGCTCTTGACAACAACAACCTCGACGGAGAGATCCCTGAGGAGTTCGGACGTCTGGAGTTTGTCGGAGAAATCAACTTTGAGAACAACAACCTAATCGGAAAAGCTCCGTTCGCTGATAGTTTCAGAGACAGAGTCGGGAGAAAACTCAAATTGAGCGGGAACCCTAGTCTACACTACGGCAAAAGATCTGATCCTCCTGTCCCTGGACCAGCTCTCTCTTCATCAGCGGCGACAAGGTTGTTGGTTTGCTTCCCAGTGGCGTTATTGGCTCTTTACATTTCaatgaaacagtaa
- the LOC104730484 gene encoding CRIB domain-containing protein RIC7-like has translation MSSTKMKSLLKGLRYISQVFAIEGEKEQEMQIGNPTDVKHVAHIGWDGPSDNATAPSWMNDFKSSPGMESSQGLGEDDSSVKCQSEYGGRSRDLPKLPKSTRKSSSEKGSPTKERSDKTKRRTSNKGTSSSSSSSRRTKDENTSWSQPEIPKKSKRKKPKEAAGNGGGGSSRSSRKSETDKMSDYMSDTASVRSMPQFEDDRNGF, from the exons ATGTCAAGTACCAAGATGAAAAGCCTATTGAAAGGGCTCCGATATATATCTCAAGTATTTG cAATAGAAGGTGAAAAGGAACAAGAGATGCAAATTGGAAATCCAACGGACGTAAAGCATGTTGCACACATTGGTTGGGATGGACCATCGGATAATGCCACTGCACCTAGCTGG ATGAACGATTTCAAGAGTTCACCGGGAATGGAATCAAGTCAAGGATTAGGAGAAGACGACTCCTCAGTGAAATGTCAATCAGAATACGGTGGTCGATCCAGAGATTTACCAAAACTACCAAAATCCACAAGAAAGTCATCGTCAGAGAAAGGTTCTCCAACGAAAGAGAGATCAGACAAGACCAAACGTCGGACTTCAAACAAAggcacatcatcatcatcatcatcgtctagGAGAACTAAGGATGAAAATACTTCTTGGTCACAACCTGAGATCCCAAAGAAGTCAAAGAGGAAGAAACCTAAAGAAGCAGCTGGTAACGGAGGAGGAGGGTCATCGAGATCATCTCGAAAATCAGAAACTGATAAAATGTCGGATTATATGTCTGATACTGCTTCCGTTAGATCTATGCCTCAATTCGAAGATGACAGAAATgggttttga
- the LOC104730485 gene encoding TBC1 domain family member 15-like isoform X2: MERVLRRIQRGGIHPSIKGEVWEFLLGGYDPDSTFEERNILRNHRREQYYAWKEECRQMVPLIGSGKFVTMAVVAEDGQPLEESSVENQGWLVKTAITDKRLLQWMLVLSQIGLDVVRTDRYLSFYENESNQARLWDILSIYTWLNPDIGYVQGMNDICSPMIILLEDEADAFWCFERAMRRLRENFRTTATSMGVQTQLGMLSQVIKTVDPRLHQHLEDLDGGEYLFAIRMLMVLFRREFSFLDALYLWELMWAMEYNPNLFASYEKPENRGNFSEQDPRLLKKYGKFERKYVKSGQNEQHNTLAVFVVASVLETKNKRLLKEAKGLDDVVQILGDIAGNLDARKACKEALKIHEKFLKKANRQ, translated from the exons ATGGAAAGAGTTCTTCGACGTATACAGCGAGGG GGGATTCATCCCTCGATCAAAGGAGAGGTTTGGGAGTTTTTGTTAGGTGGTTACGATCCGGACAGTACCTTTGAAGAAAGGAACATATTGAGGAATCACAGAAG GGAGCAGTATTATGCTTGGAAAGAAGAATGTCGACAAATGGTTCCTCTTATTGGTAGTGGAAAGTTTGTTACGATGGCGGTTGTTGCGGAAGATGGACAGCCATTAGAAGAATCATCAGTAGAAAATCAAGGATGGCTTGTAAAAACCGCTATAACAGACAAGCGTCTGCTCCAGTGGATGCTTGTGTTGAGTCAAATCG GTCTTGATGTTGTTAGAACAGATCGGTATCTCTCCTTTTATGAGAATGAGAGTAATCAAGCAAGACTATGGGATATTCTTTCCATATACACATGGTTAAATCCTGATATTGGCTATGTTCAGG GAATGAACGACATATGTTCCCCAATGATAATCCTACTCGAAGATGAAGCCGACGCTTTCTGGTGCTTTGAGCGTGCAATGAGAAGACTA AGAGAAAATTTCAGGACAACGGCAACATCAATGGGAGTTCAGACTCAGCTGGGTATGCTCTCACAGGTTATTAAAACCGTTGATCCTCGGCTCCATCAACATCTAG AGGATCTCGACGGTGGAGAGTATCTGTTTGCTATACGAATGTTGATGGTATTGTTCAGGAGAGAGTTCTCCTTCCTTGATGCTTTGTACCTTTGGGAG CTGATGTGGGCTATGGAGTACAATCCAAACTTGTTTGCATCATACGAGAAACCAGAGAACAGAGGCAACTTCTCAGAACAGGATCCAAGGTTACTGAAGAAGTATGGAAAGTTTGAGAGGAAATACGTAAAGAGTGGACAGAACGAGCAACACAACACGCTCGCTGTTTTCGTAGTGGCAAGTGTtcttgaaacaaaaaacaaacgtCTCTTGAAGGAAGCTAAAGGCTTAGACGACGTTGttcag ATATTGGGCGATATAGCGGGTAATTTGGACGCGAGGAAAGCTTGTAAAGAAGCATTGAAGATTCATGAAAAGTTCCTGAAAAAG GCTAATAGGCAATAG
- the LOC104730485 gene encoding TBC1 domain family member 15-like isoform X1, whose product MICCGYMWKSGGEDLQGFYPVRSECVADVPRTRFKSRAGKTLSARRWHAAFTEDGHLDMERVLRRIQRGGIHPSIKGEVWEFLLGGYDPDSTFEERNILRNHRREQYYAWKEECRQMVPLIGSGKFVTMAVVAEDGQPLEESSVENQGWLVKTAITDKRLLQWMLVLSQIGLDVVRTDRYLSFYENESNQARLWDILSIYTWLNPDIGYVQGMNDICSPMIILLEDEADAFWCFERAMRRLRENFRTTATSMGVQTQLGMLSQVIKTVDPRLHQHLEDLDGGEYLFAIRMLMVLFRREFSFLDALYLWELMWAMEYNPNLFASYEKPENRGNFSEQDPRLLKKYGKFERKYVKSGQNEQHNTLAVFVVASVLETKNKRLLKEAKGLDDVVQILGDIAGNLDARKACKEALKIHEKFLKKANRQ is encoded by the exons ATGATTTGTTGTGGATACATGTGGAAATCAGGAGGAGAAGATTTGCAAGGTTTCTATCCAGTTAGATCAGAATGTGTAGCAGATGTTCCGAGGACCAGATTCAAATCAAGg GCTGGCAAAACTTTAAGTGCTAGAAGATGGCATGCTGCGTTTACTGAAGATGGACATTTGGATATGGAAAGAGTTCTTCGACGTATACAGCGAGGG GGGATTCATCCCTCGATCAAAGGAGAGGTTTGGGAGTTTTTGTTAGGTGGTTACGATCCGGACAGTACCTTTGAAGAAAGGAACATATTGAGGAATCACAGAAG GGAGCAGTATTATGCTTGGAAAGAAGAATGTCGACAAATGGTTCCTCTTATTGGTAGTGGAAAGTTTGTTACGATGGCGGTTGTTGCGGAAGATGGACAGCCATTAGAAGAATCATCAGTAGAAAATCAAGGATGGCTTGTAAAAACCGCTATAACAGACAAGCGTCTGCTCCAGTGGATGCTTGTGTTGAGTCAAATCG GTCTTGATGTTGTTAGAACAGATCGGTATCTCTCCTTTTATGAGAATGAGAGTAATCAAGCAAGACTATGGGATATTCTTTCCATATACACATGGTTAAATCCTGATATTGGCTATGTTCAGG GAATGAACGACATATGTTCCCCAATGATAATCCTACTCGAAGATGAAGCCGACGCTTTCTGGTGCTTTGAGCGTGCAATGAGAAGACTA AGAGAAAATTTCAGGACAACGGCAACATCAATGGGAGTTCAGACTCAGCTGGGTATGCTCTCACAGGTTATTAAAACCGTTGATCCTCGGCTCCATCAACATCTAG AGGATCTCGACGGTGGAGAGTATCTGTTTGCTATACGAATGTTGATGGTATTGTTCAGGAGAGAGTTCTCCTTCCTTGATGCTTTGTACCTTTGGGAG CTGATGTGGGCTATGGAGTACAATCCAAACTTGTTTGCATCATACGAGAAACCAGAGAACAGAGGCAACTTCTCAGAACAGGATCCAAGGTTACTGAAGAAGTATGGAAAGTTTGAGAGGAAATACGTAAAGAGTGGACAGAACGAGCAACACAACACGCTCGCTGTTTTCGTAGTGGCAAGTGTtcttgaaacaaaaaacaaacgtCTCTTGAAGGAAGCTAAAGGCTTAGACGACGTTGttcag ATATTGGGCGATATAGCGGGTAATTTGGACGCGAGGAAAGCTTGTAAAGAAGCATTGAAGATTCATGAAAAGTTCCTGAAAAAG GCTAATAGGCAATAG
- the LOC104730485 gene encoding TBC1 domain family member 15-like isoform X5 has protein sequence MVPLIGSGKFVTMAVVAEDGQPLEESSVENQGWLVKTAITDKRLLQWMLVLSQIGLDVVRTDRYLSFYENESNQARLWDILSIYTWLNPDIGYVQGMNDICSPMIILLEDEADAFWCFERAMRRLRENFRTTATSMGVQTQLGMLSQVIKTVDPRLHQHLEDLDGGEYLFAIRMLMVLFRREFSFLDALYLWELMWAMEYNPNLFASYEKPENRGNFSEQDPRLLKKYGKFERKYVKSGQNEQHNTLAVFVVASVLETKNKRLLKEAKGLDDVVQILGDIAGNLDARKACKEALKIHEKFLKKANRQ, from the exons ATGGTTCCTCTTATTGGTAGTGGAAAGTTTGTTACGATGGCGGTTGTTGCGGAAGATGGACAGCCATTAGAAGAATCATCAGTAGAAAATCAAGGATGGCTTGTAAAAACCGCTATAACAGACAAGCGTCTGCTCCAGTGGATGCTTGTGTTGAGTCAAATCG GTCTTGATGTTGTTAGAACAGATCGGTATCTCTCCTTTTATGAGAATGAGAGTAATCAAGCAAGACTATGGGATATTCTTTCCATATACACATGGTTAAATCCTGATATTGGCTATGTTCAGG GAATGAACGACATATGTTCCCCAATGATAATCCTACTCGAAGATGAAGCCGACGCTTTCTGGTGCTTTGAGCGTGCAATGAGAAGACTA AGAGAAAATTTCAGGACAACGGCAACATCAATGGGAGTTCAGACTCAGCTGGGTATGCTCTCACAGGTTATTAAAACCGTTGATCCTCGGCTCCATCAACATCTAG AGGATCTCGACGGTGGAGAGTATCTGTTTGCTATACGAATGTTGATGGTATTGTTCAGGAGAGAGTTCTCCTTCCTTGATGCTTTGTACCTTTGGGAG CTGATGTGGGCTATGGAGTACAATCCAAACTTGTTTGCATCATACGAGAAACCAGAGAACAGAGGCAACTTCTCAGAACAGGATCCAAGGTTACTGAAGAAGTATGGAAAGTTTGAGAGGAAATACGTAAAGAGTGGACAGAACGAGCAACACAACACGCTCGCTGTTTTCGTAGTGGCAAGTGTtcttgaaacaaaaaacaaacgtCTCTTGAAGGAAGCTAAAGGCTTAGACGACGTTGttcag ATATTGGGCGATATAGCGGGTAATTTGGACGCGAGGAAAGCTTGTAAAGAAGCATTGAAGATTCATGAAAAGTTCCTGAAAAAG GCTAATAGGCAATAG
- the LOC104730485 gene encoding TBC1 domain family member 15-like isoform X3 yields MICCGYMWKSGGEDLQGFYPVRSECVADVPRTRFKSRAGKTLSARRWHAAFTEDGHLDMERVLRRIQRGGIHPSIKGEVWEFLLGGYDPDSTFEERNILRNHRREQYYAWKEECRQMVPLIGSGKFVTMAVVAEDGQPLEESSVENQGWLVKTAITDKRLLQWMLVLSQIGLDVVRTDRYLSFYENESNQARLWDILSIYTWLNPDIGYVQGMNDICSPMIILLEDEADAFWCFERAMRRLRENFRTTATSMGVQTQLGMLSQVIKTVDPRLHQHLEDLDGGEYLFAIRMLMVLFRREFSFLDALYLWENFVSADVGYGVQSKLVCIIRETREQRQLLRTGSKVTEEVWKV; encoded by the exons ATGATTTGTTGTGGATACATGTGGAAATCAGGAGGAGAAGATTTGCAAGGTTTCTATCCAGTTAGATCAGAATGTGTAGCAGATGTTCCGAGGACCAGATTCAAATCAAGg GCTGGCAAAACTTTAAGTGCTAGAAGATGGCATGCTGCGTTTACTGAAGATGGACATTTGGATATGGAAAGAGTTCTTCGACGTATACAGCGAGGG GGGATTCATCCCTCGATCAAAGGAGAGGTTTGGGAGTTTTTGTTAGGTGGTTACGATCCGGACAGTACCTTTGAAGAAAGGAACATATTGAGGAATCACAGAAG GGAGCAGTATTATGCTTGGAAAGAAGAATGTCGACAAATGGTTCCTCTTATTGGTAGTGGAAAGTTTGTTACGATGGCGGTTGTTGCGGAAGATGGACAGCCATTAGAAGAATCATCAGTAGAAAATCAAGGATGGCTTGTAAAAACCGCTATAACAGACAAGCGTCTGCTCCAGTGGATGCTTGTGTTGAGTCAAATCG GTCTTGATGTTGTTAGAACAGATCGGTATCTCTCCTTTTATGAGAATGAGAGTAATCAAGCAAGACTATGGGATATTCTTTCCATATACACATGGTTAAATCCTGATATTGGCTATGTTCAGG GAATGAACGACATATGTTCCCCAATGATAATCCTACTCGAAGATGAAGCCGACGCTTTCTGGTGCTTTGAGCGTGCAATGAGAAGACTA AGAGAAAATTTCAGGACAACGGCAACATCAATGGGAGTTCAGACTCAGCTGGGTATGCTCTCACAGGTTATTAAAACCGTTGATCCTCGGCTCCATCAACATCTAG AGGATCTCGACGGTGGAGAGTATCTGTTTGCTATACGAATGTTGATGGTATTGTTCAGGAGAGAGTTCTCCTTCCTTGATGCTTTGTACCTTTGGGAG AATTTTGTTTCAGCTGATGTGGGCTATGGAGTACAATCCAAACTTGTTTGCATCATACGAGAAACCAGAGAACAGAGGCAACTTCTCAGAACAGGATCCAAGGTTACTGAAGAAGTATGGAAAGTTTGA
- the LOC104730485 gene encoding TBC1 domain family member 15-like isoform X4 yields MICCGYMWKSGGEDLQGFYPVRSECVADVPRTRFKSRAGKTLSARRWHAAFTEDGHLDMERVLRRIQRGGIHPSIKGEVWEFLLGGYDPDSTFEERNILRNHRREQYYAWKEECRQMVPLIGSGKFVTMAVVAEDGQPLEESSVENQGWLVKTAITDKRLLQWMLVLSQIGLDVVRTDRYLSFYENESNQARLWDILSIYTWLNPDIGYVQGMNDICSPMIILLEDEADAFWCFERAMRRLRENFRTTATSMGVQTQLGMLSQVIKTVDPRLHQHLEDLDGGEYLFAIRMLMVLFRREFSFLDALYLWEGLECILI; encoded by the exons ATGATTTGTTGTGGATACATGTGGAAATCAGGAGGAGAAGATTTGCAAGGTTTCTATCCAGTTAGATCAGAATGTGTAGCAGATGTTCCGAGGACCAGATTCAAATCAAGg GCTGGCAAAACTTTAAGTGCTAGAAGATGGCATGCTGCGTTTACTGAAGATGGACATTTGGATATGGAAAGAGTTCTTCGACGTATACAGCGAGGG GGGATTCATCCCTCGATCAAAGGAGAGGTTTGGGAGTTTTTGTTAGGTGGTTACGATCCGGACAGTACCTTTGAAGAAAGGAACATATTGAGGAATCACAGAAG GGAGCAGTATTATGCTTGGAAAGAAGAATGTCGACAAATGGTTCCTCTTATTGGTAGTGGAAAGTTTGTTACGATGGCGGTTGTTGCGGAAGATGGACAGCCATTAGAAGAATCATCAGTAGAAAATCAAGGATGGCTTGTAAAAACCGCTATAACAGACAAGCGTCTGCTCCAGTGGATGCTTGTGTTGAGTCAAATCG GTCTTGATGTTGTTAGAACAGATCGGTATCTCTCCTTTTATGAGAATGAGAGTAATCAAGCAAGACTATGGGATATTCTTTCCATATACACATGGTTAAATCCTGATATTGGCTATGTTCAGG GAATGAACGACATATGTTCCCCAATGATAATCCTACTCGAAGATGAAGCCGACGCTTTCTGGTGCTTTGAGCGTGCAATGAGAAGACTA AGAGAAAATTTCAGGACAACGGCAACATCAATGGGAGTTCAGACTCAGCTGGGTATGCTCTCACAGGTTATTAAAACCGTTGATCCTCGGCTCCATCAACATCTAG AGGATCTCGACGGTGGAGAGTATCTGTTTGCTATACGAATGTTGATGGTATTGTTCAGGAGAGAGTTCTCCTTCCTTGATGCTTTGTACCTTTGGGAG GGTTTAGAGTGTATCTTGATCTGA
- the LOC104722028 gene encoding casein kinase 1-like protein 6 encodes MDLKMDNVIGGKFKLGRKIGGGSFGELFLAVSLQTGEEVAVKLEPAKTKHPQLHYESKIYMLLQGGSGIPSLKWFGVQGDYNAMVIDLLGPSLEDLFNYCNRRLTLKAVLMLADQLISRVEYMHSRGFLHRDIKPDNFLMGLGRKANQVYIIDFGLAKKYRDLQTHRHIPYRENKNLTGTARYASVNTHLGVEQSRRDDLESLGYVLMYFLRGSLPWQGLKAGTKKQKYDRISEKKVSTPIEVLCKSHPPEFVSYFQYCRSLRFEDKPDYSYLKRLFRDLFIREGYQFDYVFDWTALKHPQSSRSHSSSHERHRTSRPGMAAGPSAEKPERISVGNIRDKFSGAVEAFARRNARGPSPHQNHTRHRTLDEIPSMKPAVNMVSEKGRNTSRYGSASRRAVASSSRPSSSGEQRESRESSRVASSGGGNVRPSVFQRTQAAAAAVSGYESKTASAFNRDRVAASRTARDEALRSFELLSIRK; translated from the exons ATGGACTTGAAAATGGATAATGTAATTGGGGGCAAGTTTAAGCTTGGTCGGAAGATCGGTGGTGGCTCTTTTGGAGAGCTTTTTCTAG CTGTAAGTCTGCAAACCGGAGAGGAAGTAGCTGTTAAGCTG GAGCCTGCGAAAACTAAGCATCCCCAACTTCATTATGAGTCGAAGATATACATGCTTTTACAAGGAGGAA GTGGCATCCCTAGCCTCAAGTGGTTTGGGGTTCAGGGAGACTACAATGCGATGGTCATTGATCTGCTTGGGCCGAGTTTGGAAGACTTGTTCAACTATTGTAATAGGAGGCTCACTTTGAAAGCAGTTTTGATGCTTGCAGATCAACTG attaGCAGAGTTGAGTACATGCATTCAAGGGGATTTCTTCACCGTGACATAAAACCTGACAATTTCTTAATGGGACTTGGTCGCAAAGCAAACCAG GTGTATATCATTGACTTTGGCCTTGCAAAGAAGTATAGGGATCTTCAAACACATAGGCACATCCCTTATAG GGAAAATAAGAACCTTACTGGGACAGCTAGGTATGCTAGTGTCAACACTCACCTTGGAGTTG AACAAAGTCGGAGGGATGATTTGGAGTCTCTTGGTTACGTGCTCATGTATTTCCTGAGAGGAAG CCTCCCATGGCAAGGACTAAAAGCTGGCACAAAGAAGCAGAAGTATGACAGAATAAGCGAGAAGAAAGTTTCAACTCCTATAGAG GTCTTATGCAAGTCACATCCACCGGAATTCGTATCATACTTTCAATATTGCAGGTCTTTACGATTCGAAGACAAACCAGACTACTCATATCTAAAGAGGCTATTCCGAGACTTGTTTATCCGTGAAG GTTATCAGTTTGACTATGTATTCGACTGGACTGCATTGAAACACCCTCAGAGTTCCAGATCCCACTCCAGCTCCCACGAAAGG CATCGAACCAGCAGACCAGGGATGGCTGCGGGACCGTCTGCTGAAAAACCTGAAAGGATTTCAG TAGGGAACATCCGCGATAAATTCTCAGGTGCGGTCGAAGCATTTGCTAGAAGGAACGCTAGAGGACCAAGTCCCCATCAAAACCATACCAGACATCGAACTCTTGACGAGATTCCTTCAATGAAACCAGCTGtg AATATGGTATCTGAGAAAGGAAGAAACACTTCAAGATACGGAAGTGCTTCAAGGAGAGCAGTAGCCTCGAGTAGTAGGCCGAGCTCATCAGGAGAACAAAGAGAGAGCCGGGAGTCTAGCCGAGTGGCATCAAGCGGTGGTGGGAATGTGAGACCATCTGTCTTTCAGAGAACACAAGCAGCAGCTGCTGCTGTGAGTGGATACGAATCAAAGACAGCCTCTGCTTTTAACCGAGACAGAGTGGCTGCTTCTAGGACAGCACGTGACGAGGCTCTCAGAAGCTTTGAGCTTCTTTCCATCCGCAAATGA
- the LOC109128060 gene encoding 5-methyltetrahydropteroyltriglutamate--homocysteine methyltransferase 1-like, whose amino-acid sequence CRHETCYQIALAIKDEVEDLEKGGIGVIQIDEAALREGLPLRKSEHAFYLDWAVQSFRITNCGVQDSTQIHTHMCYSHFNDIHSPRIPSSEEIADRV is encoded by the exons TGTAGGCACGAAACCTGTTACCAGATCGCTTTGGCCATCAAGGACGAAGTCGAGGATCTTGAGAAGGGTGGAATCGGTGTCATTCAGATTGATGAGGCTGCACTTAGAGAAGGACTTCCACTCAGGAAATCCGAGCATGCTTTCTACTTGGACTGGGCTGTTCAGTCTTTCAGAATCACCAACTGTGGAGTCCAAGACAGCACCCAG atccACACTCACATGTGCTACTCCCACTTCAACGACATCCACTCTCCAAGAATACCATCTTCTGAGGAAATCGCAGACAGGGTGTGA